The Triticum aestivum cultivar Chinese Spring chromosome 7B, IWGSC CS RefSeq v2.1, whole genome shotgun sequence genome window below encodes:
- the LOC123161563 gene encoding uncharacterized protein, with translation MATKELSMKLLIDAKAQKVCFAEADNEVVEFLSSLLCLPMSTVINLLTKERMVGSIGNVLDSLETLDATYVFSSKGKEPYIKPTISPGMLSPLQQLMGDAQLNACCRFFTCEGTRCCYKSHSCGYFSVVKGSKCPSCSTGMNKAMPHVKSEGFVVGTATYTVKDDLSMIPASSVASVALLAQCGVKDLSTLQEKMVKIGKEEALDILLASLKSKTVLTDVFLQTRKARCKKETVA, from the exons ATGGCTACTAAGGAGTTATCGATGAAGCTCCTGATTGATGCCAAGGCTCAGAAAGTCTGCTTTGCCGAGGCTGACAATGAAGTTGTCGAGTTCCTATCCAGCCTCCTATGCCTCCCGATGAGCACCGTCATCAACCTGCTCACCAAAGAGCGTATGGTTGGCAGCATTGGGAATGTCCTTGATAGCCTGGAGACGCTCGATGCCACGTATGTATTCTCAAGCAAGGGCAAGGAGCCCTACATCAAGCCAACAATTTCCCCCGGTATGCTCTCTCCTTTGCAACAGCTGATGGGGGATGCACAGTTAAATGCCTGTTGCAGGTTCTTCACCTGTGAGGGGACAAGATGCTGCTACAAAAGCCATAGTTGTGGGTATTTTTCAGTTGTTAAAGGCAGCAAATGCCCAAGTTGCTCCACCGGAATGAACAAAGCTATGCCGCATGTCAAAAGTGAGGGGTTTGTGGTCGGGACAGCCACGTATACAGTCAAGGATGACCTCTCGATGATACCGGCGTCCAGTGTGGCAAGCGTTGCCTTGCTCGCGCAGTGTGGTGTCAAAGACCTAAGCACACTGCAAGAAAAAATGGTGAAGATTGGCAAGGAAGAG GCTCTGGACATACTCCTCGCTTCGCTGAAGTCCAAGACGGTCCTGACTGATGTCTTCCTTCAGACAAGAAAAGCTCGTTGCAAGAAGGAAACGGTTGCTTAG
- the LOC123162666 gene encoding germin-like protein 8-11 — translation MASSSSFLLVALLALASWQAMASDPSPLQDFCVADNSSHVLVNGFVCKDPKEVTAEDFFLAAKLDMPRDTKMSKVGSIVTLLNVMRIPSLNTLGISLARIDYAPLGENPPHTHPRATEILTVLEGTLYVGFVTSNPENKLFWKVLNKGDVFVFPQGLIHFQFNPNPYKPAVAIAGLSSQNPGAITIANAVFGSKPPISDDVLAKAFQVEKKTVDWLQAQFWADNHN, via the exons ATGGCCTCCTCTTCCAGCTTCCTTCTGGTTGCACTCCTCGCGTTGGCCTCATGGCAGGCAATGGCTTCTGATCCAAGCCCTCTCCAGGACTTCTGTGTGGCTGACAATAGCTCACATG TACTTGTTAATGGGTTTGTCTGCAAAGACCCAAAGGAGGTGACTGCGGAGGACTTCTTCTTAGCGGCCAAACTTGACATGCCTAGGGACACAAAGATGAGCAAGGTGGGATCCATTGTCACACTGCTCAATGTCATGAGGATCCCTAGTCTCAACACACTGGGTATCTCCTTAGCACGCATTGACTATGCACCTTTGGGGGAGAACCCACCACACACTCATCCTCGTGCCACTGAGATCCTCACCGTGCTTGAAGGGACACTCTATGTTGGCTTTGTCACATCTAACCCAGAGAACAAGCTCTTTTGGAAGGTCCTCAACAAGGGTGATGTGTTTGTTTTCCCACAAGGACTCATTCACTTCCAGTTCAACCCCAACCCCTACAAGCCAGCAGTTGCAATCGCTGGACTTAGCAGCCAAAACCCAGGGGCCATAACCATTGCGAATGCTGTGTTTGGTTCGAAGCCGCCAATCTCAGACGATGTTTTGGCTAAGGCCTTTCAGGTGGAGAAGAAGACTGTGGACTGGCTCCAGGCTCAATTCTGGGCTGACAACCACAATTAA